DNA sequence from the Sediminibacillus dalangtanensis genome:
CTGCCCTGTACCAGGCTGAACAATTCAGTAAGCTGTCGATGCAACAAAACATTTCCCCAGAAGAAATAATCAATGTCCATATCCAGGCATTGCAGGATTTGTATCCTGAACTGCCTGAAGGGATCGAATCCTCGATGAATTTCCTGCTGGAGGCAATGATTTCCTACGGACTAGCCTACCAGGAATTCCAATCCCTGCGGGAACAGCAGCTGGCACTAAAATCGGAAATTTCCGTCGCAGCCAGTATGCAGCAAACACTTCTCACAACGGTAAAGCCGGAGGTGGAGGGGTTGGAAATCGGAGCGATCAGTATCCCTGCCAACCAAATGAACGGAGATTATCATCATTTCGTGCAAAACGATGATAACAAATTAGGAATTGCGATTGCAGATGTTATCGGAAAAGGGATCCCTGCTGCACTAGCCATGTCGATGATCAAGTACTCCATGGATAGTATTCCGGAGAATCGGATGGATCCCAGCAACATACTGGAAAGCTTGAACAGGGTGGTTGAGCGAAACGTAGATCCGAGCATGTTCATCACCATGTTTTACGGCCTGTACGACCCTGGCGATGCAAAGTTTTACTATTCTTCGGCAGGGCACGAACCCGGCTTTTATTATAATGCGGCAGAAGATAAATTCGAGGAAATAGAAGCAAGGGGAGTCGTACTTGGCGTGACCCGGGATACGAAGTATCGTCAATATGAACGGAAGGTAAGCGCGGGGGACATGATTATTATGTTAACTGACGGGGTGACGGAGTGCCGGCAGGGAGACCGCTTTATCGAACCGGAGGAAGTGCTTGATGTAATCAAGGCCAATATGCACCTGCCTGCCCAGAAGTTGGTTGAGCAAGTGTATAAGCACTTCGAACGCCTCCAGGATTTTCATTTGCGGGATGATTTTACTTTGATTATTTTACGTAAGGAAGTTTGATGGGGATCTGGTCGGGGTAATATCCAATATTGAGTGAATATTACGGAAGTAGGAGGATAACCATGAACTTAGATATTAATGTCTCAGATAATGACTCAACGGCAGTTGTGACACTTGCTGGAGAGATTGATGCTTATACTGCTCCTCAATTGAAGGAACAGCTGCTGCCCTTGACGAAAGTGTCGGGCAAAGTAGTAGAAGTGAATTTGGAAAATGTCAATTACATGGATAGCACAGGACTCGGTGTTTTTGTCAGCGCATTAAAATCGACAAAAGAAAACAACAGCGAATTGAAACTTGTTCAGCTGCAGAACCGAGTAATGCGATTATTTGAAATAACAGGCTTAACCGATATTATAAATATTGATTCTACAGTACGGGGTGGATCTTAATATGGAACCTTTTGACTTCATTGAAATTAAAGTTCCGGCTAAATCAGAATATGTAGGGGTCTTAAGATTAAGCACATCTGGTGTCGCAAATCGAATGGGGTTCAATTATGAGGATATTGAGGACCTGAAAGTGGCGATATCGGAAGCGATGACCAATGCGGTCACACACGCATACCGGGAGGCAGAAGAAGGAGAGGTCACGGTTGGTTTCGGAGTTTATGATGATCGATTGGAGGTAATGGTAGCAGATCATGGCGGCAGCTTCGACCTGGGTAAAGTAAAAGCCGAAATCGGCCCTTATGAACAATCGGAGCCGATTGAGAACCTGCGTGAAGGCGGATTCGGCCTATTCTTGATCGATGCTTTGATGGATAAGGTAGAGATAACCAGCGACCATGGGGTTATCGTATTGATGACGAAATATATCCAGGAAAATAAGGTGGGATTAGATGACGACCAAATCTCAACCACACAATAGACGTGAGGATGAGGTTTACCAATGGATAAAGCATCTGCAGGAAAATCCCACAGACGAAACGGTTCAAGAAAAAATTGTATTGGCTTATCAGGATCTTGTGGAGTCAATAGCCCGCAAGTATTCCAAAAACAGTTCGATACATGAGGATTTAGTGCAAGTTGGGATGCTGGGGTTACTGGCGGCGATTCGCAGGTATGACCCTGAATTTGGTAAATCCTTTGAATCATTTGCAATACCGACCATCATCGGTGAAATCAAACGATTCATCCGGGATAAAACATGGAGCGTTCATGTCCCGCGTCGAATCAAGGAATTAGGTCCGAAAATCAAGAAAGCAATCGAAGAATTAACGTCGGATAATCAGCAATCTCCTTCTGTAACCGAAATAGCTGCTTACTTGGAAGTAAGCGAAGAAGATGTCCTGGAAACGATGGAAATGGGCAAAAGTTACAAAGCTCTATCCGTCGACCGGAAAATCGAGGCAGATTCCGATGGCAGCACGGTTTCCATATTAGACTTGATCGGGAACCAGGATACAGGTTATGAGAATGTGGATCAGCGTATGCTGCTTGAAAAAATTCTGCCGATTTTAACAGAAAGAGAACAGGAGATTCTGAAGTATACCTACTTTGAAAACATGAGCCAAAAAGATACCGGCGAGATGCTTGGCATTTCGCAGATGCATGTATCCCGCTTACAAAGGCGCGCATTAAGAAAACTTAGAGAAGCATTGCAGTCAGAAAGCTCGGAGGTTTTCTAGTGAGTGAATTAGACAAGCAGCGAATGCAGGTTTCCGTCTATCAGACAGCGAAAAAAGGCAACTATTATTGTGGTGACAGCTATTACTATAAAGAAACAGAAGACGAGTTTATCTGTGCTTTAGCTGATGGTTTGGGCAGCGGGGAATACGCTAAAGAGTCTTCACAGGCTGTTATGGACGTTATTGAGGAAAATATTTTCGCGAGCGTCGATGAAATAATAAAAGTTTGCAATGAAAGACTGGTTGGAAAACGCGGCGTCGTGTTAGGTGTATTGAAAGTCAACTTCATTTCGAATGCTTATTCGTTTAGTTCCATTGGAAATATCGGTATTATGACGATAACAGACAAGCAAGAGAAAAAACGCAGCATTCCTAATGCCGGTTACTTGGGCGGCTACAAACGCCCTTTTAAAGTATTTGACGGGACAATGATACCAGGTATGATTTTTATTATGTTTTCAGATGGGGTCAACTCCATGGATTTATCTTCCAAATATTTTTTAGGCAAAGATGTCGAAAGAATTACCGAAACATATGCTACCATGGTTGGGCAGAACAAAGATGATGACACCACTTTGATTGCCATGAAGTTTGCCAAAAATGAATAGTTTGTCGAAAGCATACTCTTATCTTGGCTGATGGGAGTATTCGTTTTTTAGACAGCCCTTGACCGGTCCGCTCTAAGTGAGAAGTGGGCTGGTCTTTTTTAGATGGTCATGAGTTGGCACGGAAAGATAATTATTTAGAGGAGTTAGTCGACGTGGTTAATTTGCAGAAGCGACGGATTGCGCAATGACGCCTCTCTTATCGTCTGCAGGCTCGTCGATCGGCAAGTTTTCTTCAGCGGAGAAGCAAGGTATCTCATCTTACGTTTATTCTCTCTGTGTAACAGGGAGACTGATTTGGTACAATGGAGACAAGAAGTGTAAGGAGGAAATTGATATTGAATGAAGCAAACGAACGTAACCAGTTAATAAAATGGGTGGCAGGAGAAACAAAGGTTTCAGCTGCACCTATCAAGCAAGTGATTTCCTTATTGGAAGAAGGGAATACGGTTCCGTTTATCGCCAGGTACCGCAAAGAGCAAACGGGCGGATTGGATGAAGTACAAATCAAAGCGATTGAAGATAAATGGACGTATGCGCAAAACCTGGCAGAACGTAAGCAGGAAGTCATTCGCTTAATCGATGAACAGGGCAAATTGACTCCCGAGCTGGAAACGAGTATACGGAATGCAGCGCAACTGCAGCGGGTGGAAGACCTTTACCGTCCTTATAAACAAAAAAGAAGAACGAAGGCAACCATTGCCAAAGAAAAAGGATTGGAACCATTGGCGGAAAAAGTGTGGAGTCATCAGGTGGAGGATATAGATAAAGCAGCATCAGCTTATTTGTCGGACGAGCATGAATTGAACTCTACGGAAGAAGTAATAGGTGGAGTCAACGATATAATCGCTGAGTGGATTGCTGATGATCCCCAATACAGGGAATACATAAGGGATAAAACGTTCAAGGCCGGAACGATTCGTGGGGATGCCAAGGACCAAGCGAAGGACGAAAAAAGCGTTTTTGAAATGTACTATGATTACGAGGAGCCGATCAGATCGATTGTCGCCCATCGTGTACTCGCTCTTAACCGTGGGGAGAAGGAAGAGGTCATCAAAGTATCTGTGCATCCCCCGGTAGAACAAATAACTGAATACCTGAATAAAAGGCTTGTAAAACGAAACGATACAGCTGTCATAAAGCAATTCTGGAAAGCGGTTATCGAAGATAGTTACAAGCGCTTGATCCAGCCGTCGATTGAACGGGAAATCCGGAACGGCCTATCGGAAAAAGCAGAGCAACAAGCGATCGATATCTTTTCGACTAATTTAAAAAACCTTCTGCTACAGCCACCGCTTAAAGGGAGAGTAGTGTTAGGGGTCGATCCGGCATTCCGTACAGGCTGTAAGCTGGCGGTTATCGATGAGACAGGCAAGGTTCATGCGATTCAGGTAATCTATCCAACTGCCCCTAAGAACGATAAAAAGGGGGCGGAAAAGGCACTGTTGTCGTTGTTAAAGGAGTACCCTATCGAGCTTATCGCAATCGGCAATGGTACTGCTTCGCGAGAGACCGAGCAATTTATTGCAGACTTCATCAGTGACCATCAGTTAGATATCGCCTATATCATCGTAAATGAAGCCGGGGCTAGTGTTTACTCTGCTTCAAAACTGGCCCGCGAAGAATTTCCGGATCTGCAGGTGGAAGAACGAAGCGCTGTTTCGATTGCAAGAAGGGTACAGGATCCGCTGGCGGAGCTGGTGAAAATTGATCCGAAATCCATAGGGGTCGGACAATACCAGCATGATGTCAGCCAAAAAAGCTTGAACGGGTCCTTGACCTTTGTGGTGGAAACCGCCGTCAACCAGGTCGGGGTTAATGTCAACACTGCGTCAGCTTCCCTGCTACAGTATGTATCAGGATTAAGCAAAACAGTTGCGGGAAATGTGATCAAGCAACGAAACGAAAACGGCAAATTCACCAGTAGAAGCCAGCTGAAAAAAATCCCGCGTTTAGGCAATAAAACGTACGAACAGTGCATTGGCTTTCTCCGGGTACCCGACGGTGATGAACCACTGGACCGGACGGCGATCCACCCGGAAAGTTATTCCGCGGCCAACCAGTTGTTGAACATGCTTGGCTTTTCCACGGATGATTTGGGTTCAGAAGCATTGAAACAAGCGCTATCCGAAGTTGCACTAGGGGAAACTGCTGAAAAACTCGGTATTGGGGTACCGACTTTGGAGGACATCATGAAAGCATTGGCGAGCCCTGAGCGTGATCCACGGGACGACTTTCCGCAACCGCTTTTGAAAAAGAACGTGTTGGCCATGGAAGATCTACAGCCTGGAATGGAACTTCAGGGAACGGTAAGAAACGTCGTCGACTTCGGAGTGTTCGTGGATATCGGTGTTAAACAGGATGGTTTGGTTCATATTTCAAAAATGTCCAAGCAATTTGTGAAACATCCGACAGATGTTGCGGCCGTCGGAGATGTAGTCACCGTTTGGATAGACAGTGTCGACGTAGACAAACAGCGAATTGCTTTGACAATGGTACAGGAGTAATAAAAACAAAAGGGCTGTTCCTGCAGCCCTTTTGTTTATGGTTAAGTAGAAGCATTTCCCGACTGTTGGTTTATTTAATGGGAGTTTGTATCCCGGTAAAAAAACCAACATTGATTCAATACTTTGATTTGGTATAAATCTTTGGAAAGGAAGGCTTTTGTCATTTGCTTTTTAAACCAATTGGGCATCTGAACCATCCTCCTGGACAAATAGTGGTGGAAATCAGGCAGAAATCAAGTTATTGTAGGGTATGCAAATCAAGTAAAAGGTGTGACAATAATGGAGGAAACAATCAGTCAGGAAAAATTAGAGGAATTGGTAGACGAACTGTCGAAAAAGTACTTTGATAAGCCTTTTATCGACGAAGTAACTTTCAACAACCGTTTGCGTACAACCGGAGGAAGGTACATTCCTTCCAGAAGAACAATTGAACTGAACCCGAAGTTTCTGACAGAACTGGGAGAAGAGGAATTTCTCGGCATCATCAAACATGAGCTTTGTCATTATCATTTGCATATTGAAGGAAAAGGATATAAGCATCGCGATCCTGACTTTAGAGAGTTGCTGCGTAAGACTGGATCCCCTCGTTTTTGTCAGGCTCTTCCTTCTGCTAGAAAGCAAACCAGACATCGGTATCAATGCAAGGATTGCGGGCATGTATATGAAAGGGCGAGGAGAGTGGACACCAAAAAGTATCGATGCGGGAGATGCAGGGGAAAGCTTGTCAAAGTATCGTGTTGAGGGTGTCAAATAAAATGGCATTTGAAAAAACGTAAGAAACCATTGACGAATCATGTCTTCCGTGTTAAATTAAATAAGCCCTTGAAAAAACAAAGCTTTTTACCGTTTTTTCTTTTTTATTTTGTCGATTACTTTCTCGAAGAAAGTTTTAAAAAGCATTTGACAAACCGGGCAAAATAATGTATTATACTTAACGTCGCTGTTATTCAAGGCGATATAAATACTTTTTATTCCACCGTAGCTCAGTGGTAGAGCAATCGGCTGTTAACCGATCGGTCGTAGGTTCGAATCCTACCGGTGGAGCCAGTGGAGAAGTACTCAAGTGGCTGAAGAGGCGCCCCTGCTAAGGGTGTAGGTCGCGTAAGCGGCGCGAGGGTTCAAATCCCTCCTTCTCCGCCATTGTTATGTTGGCCCGTTGGTCAAGTGGTTAAGACACCGCCCTTTCACGGCGGTAACACGGGTTCGAATCCCGTACGGGTCACTTTCATTTTCGCTATATAGTAATCGGTAAGGTCCGGTAGTTCAGTTGGTTAGAATGCCTGCCTGTCACGCAGGAGGTCGCGGGTTCGAGTCCCGTCCGGACCGCCACTTTGTTGGGCTATAGCCAAGCGGTAAGGCATCGGGTTTTGATCCCGTGATTCGCTGGTTCGAATCCAGCTAGCCCAGCCATTTTCTTTTATAAGGAACATAAACATGAGCCATTAGCTCAGTTGGTAGAGAAACCGTAAGCCTCATTGAAAATTATCAATGAAAGGTTTTGCGAGGAGCGTGTGCTTCGCCGGGTTCCCTTTCAACGTGACGAGCACAAAAGAGTATGCTTCACTCCTGTAAAGGGGTAAGCACACAACATGGTTAGGTAGTATGACAATAATTAATCATGAGCCATTAGCTCAGTTGGTAGAGCATCTGACTTTTAATCAGAGGGTCGGAGGTTCGAATCCTCCATGGCTCATCAAAGAAGTTGTGGTTCGGATTCTCATCTACGGTTCCCCTTGCTTCCATTCACAAAAAGGGATGCAAGGACTAGCCTGCGGCGTCGGAATCCTCCATGGCTCATCAAAACAAAGGAAGTTCTTAACTGGATTCTTCTATAAGTTGAATCCAGCTCATTCCTTTTAGTCATTATATTACGCGGGTGTGGCGGAATTGGCAGACGCGCTAGATTTAGGATCTAGTGTCTTCGACGTGGGGGTTCAAGTCCCTCCACCCGCATTGTGTTTTGTCTACTGCTGTGGGATCTGCACGGCATTTTATTTTTGCTTGAGCGGTCGTGGCGGAATGGCAGACGCGCTAGGTTGAGGGCCTAGTGGGGGCGACCCCGTGGAGGTTCAAGTCCTCTCGACCGCACCAAAAAAACTATTGACACCGATTGATCGATATGGTATATTAAAAGATGTCGCTTCAACGAGCGCCCGTAGCTCAATTGGATAGAGCGTTTGACTACGGATCAAGAGGTTAGGGGTTCGACTCCTCTCGGGCGCGCCATTATCGGGAAGTAGCTCAGCTTGGTAGAGCACTTGGTTTGGGACCAAGGGGTCGCAGGTTCAAATCCTGTCTTCCCGACCATGCTTCACCATTTCATATATTTACTCACCATGCGGGTGTAGTTTAGTGGTAAAACCTCAGCCTTCCAAGCTGATGATGAGGGTTCGATTCCCTTCACCCGCTCCATTAAGGGGCCTGTAGCTCAGTTGGTTAGAGCGCACGCCTGATAAGCGTGAGGTCGGTGGTTCAAGTCCACTCAGGCCCACCATTTTGATCTTTGAAAACTGAACAAAACAACCAGTATGTCAAGCAAGATATACAAGCTAGTTTTTGAACGAGCAAGCAAGCTCGCTTTTTATGGAGAGTTTGATCTTGGCTCAGGACGAACGCTGGCGGCGTGCCTAATACATGCAAGTCGAGCGCGGGAAGCAGGCAGATCCCTTCGGGGTGAAGCCTGTGGAACGAGCGGCGGACGGGTGAGTAACACGTGGGCAACCTGCCTGTAAGATCGGGATAACTCCGGGAAACCGGGGCTAATACCGGGTAATCCCTTCCTCCGCATGGAGGAAGGTTGAAAGGCGGCCTTTTGGCTGTCACTTACAGATGGGCCCGCGGCGCATTAGCTAGTTGGTAGGGTAATGGCCTACCAAGGCAACGATGCGTAGCCGACCTGAGAGGGTGATCGGCCACACTGGGACTGAGACACGGCCCAGACTCCTACGGGAGGCAGCAGTAGGGAATCTTCCGCAATGGACGAAAGTCTGACGGAGCAACGCCGCGTGAACGATGAAGGTCTTCGGATCGTAAAGTTCTGTTGTCAGGGAAGAACAAGTACCGTTTGAACAAGGCGGTACCTTGACGGTACCTGACGAGGAAGCCCCGGCTAACTACGTGCCAGCAGCCGCGGTAATACGTAGGGGGCAAGCGTTGTCCGGAATTATTGGGCGTAAAGCGCGCGCAGGCGGTTCCTTAAGTCTGATGTGAAAGCCCACGGCTTAACCGTGGAGGGTCATTGGAAACTGGGGAACTTGAGTACAGAAGAGGAGAGCGGAATTCCACGTGTAGCGGTGAAATGCGTAGATATGTGGAGGAACACCAGTGGCGAAGGCGGCTCTCTGGTCTGTAACTGACGCTGAGGCGCGAAAGCGTGGGGAGCGAACAGGATTAGATACCCTGGTAGTCCA
Encoded proteins:
- a CDS encoding indirect negative regulator of sigma-B activity — its product is MSELDKQRMQVSVYQTAKKGNYYCGDSYYYKETEDEFICALADGLGSGEYAKESSQAVMDVIEENIFASVDEIIKVCNERLVGKRGVVLGVLKVNFISNAYSFSSIGNIGIMTITDKQEKKRSIPNAGYLGGYKRPFKVFDGTMIPGMIFIMFSDGVNSMDLSSKYFLGKDVERITETYATMVGQNKDDDTTLIAMKFAKNE
- a CDS encoding PP2C family protein-serine/threonine phosphatase, translating into MNTLNLDLSNYRDLLKQYIRTQDETALYQAEQFSKLSMQQNISPEEIINVHIQALQDLYPELPEGIESSMNFLLEAMISYGLAYQEFQSLREQQLALKSEISVAASMQQTLLTTVKPEVEGLEIGAISIPANQMNGDYHHFVQNDDNKLGIAIADVIGKGIPAALAMSMIKYSMDSIPENRMDPSNILESLNRVVERNVDPSMFITMFYGLYDPGDAKFYYSSAGHEPGFYYNAAEDKFEEIEARGVVLGVTRDTKYRQYERKVSAGDMIIMLTDGVTECRQGDRFIEPEEVLDVIKANMHLPAQKLVEQVYKHFERLQDFHLRDDFTLIILRKEV
- a CDS encoding SprT family protein — its product is MEETISQEKLEELVDELSKKYFDKPFIDEVTFNNRLRTTGGRYIPSRRTIELNPKFLTELGEEEFLGIIKHELCHYHLHIEGKGYKHRDPDFRELLRKTGSPRFCQALPSARKQTRHRYQCKDCGHVYERARRVDTKKYRCGRCRGKLVKVSC
- a CDS encoding Tex family protein, with product MNEANERNQLIKWVAGETKVSAAPIKQVISLLEEGNTVPFIARYRKEQTGGLDEVQIKAIEDKWTYAQNLAERKQEVIRLIDEQGKLTPELETSIRNAAQLQRVEDLYRPYKQKRRTKATIAKEKGLEPLAEKVWSHQVEDIDKAASAYLSDEHELNSTEEVIGGVNDIIAEWIADDPQYREYIRDKTFKAGTIRGDAKDQAKDEKSVFEMYYDYEEPIRSIVAHRVLALNRGEKEEVIKVSVHPPVEQITEYLNKRLVKRNDTAVIKQFWKAVIEDSYKRLIQPSIEREIRNGLSEKAEQQAIDIFSTNLKNLLLQPPLKGRVVLGVDPAFRTGCKLAVIDETGKVHAIQVIYPTAPKNDKKGAEKALLSLLKEYPIELIAIGNGTASRETEQFIADFISDHQLDIAYIIVNEAGASVYSASKLAREEFPDLQVEERSAVSIARRVQDPLAELVKIDPKSIGVGQYQHDVSQKSLNGSLTFVVETAVNQVGVNVNTASASLLQYVSGLSKTVAGNVIKQRNENGKFTSRSQLKKIPRLGNKTYEQCIGFLRVPDGDEPLDRTAIHPESYSAANQLLNMLGFSTDDLGSEALKQALSEVALGETAEKLGIGVPTLEDIMKALASPERDPRDDFPQPLLKKNVLAMEDLQPGMELQGTVRNVVDFGVFVDIGVKQDGLVHISKMSKQFVKHPTDVAAVGDVVTVWIDSVDVDKQRIALTMVQE
- a CDS encoding STAS domain-containing protein, which translates into the protein MNLDINVSDNDSTAVVTLAGEIDAYTAPQLKEQLLPLTKVSGKVVEVNLENVNYMDSTGLGVFVSALKSTKENNSELKLVQLQNRVMRLFEITGLTDIINIDSTVRGGS
- the cmpA gene encoding cortex morphogenetic protein CmpA, which encodes MPNWFKKQMTKAFLSKDLYQIKVLNQCWFFYRDTNSH
- the rsbW gene encoding anti-sigma B factor RsbW, with product MEPFDFIEIKVPAKSEYVGVLRLSTSGVANRMGFNYEDIEDLKVAISEAMTNAVTHAYREAEEGEVTVGFGVYDDRLEVMVADHGGSFDLGKVKAEIGPYEQSEPIENLREGGFGLFLIDALMDKVEITSDHGVIVLMTKYIQENKVGLDDDQISTTQ
- the sigB gene encoding RNA polymerase sigma factor SigB, with protein sequence MTTKSQPHNRREDEVYQWIKHLQENPTDETVQEKIVLAYQDLVESIARKYSKNSSIHEDLVQVGMLGLLAAIRRYDPEFGKSFESFAIPTIIGEIKRFIRDKTWSVHVPRRIKELGPKIKKAIEELTSDNQQSPSVTEIAAYLEVSEEDVLETMEMGKSYKALSVDRKIEADSDGSTVSILDLIGNQDTGYENVDQRMLLEKILPILTEREQEILKYTYFENMSQKDTGEMLGISQMHVSRLQRRALRKLREALQSESSEVF